The Aminipila terrae nucleotide sequence TGCCTTTTTAGCAGCATTTACATTTCCTAACACCTTAATCATTTCCTTTGTTTTAGGAGCTTCAAAGTTTAATGTATCAAGTACGATGATTTCCTTTTCTGCAACCTTTGAGGAAAGAGCGGACTTCATTGCAAGTCTTCTCAGTTTCTTAGGAACTGTATATCTGTAATCTCTTGGCTTTGGTGCAAATACTACACCACCACCAATCTGTGATGGGTCTGTTGAACTACCCTGTCTGTGACGACCAGTACCCTTCTGTCTGAAAGGCTTTCTACCACCGCCTCTGACTTCGCCTCTATTTTTAGCTGACTGTGTACCCTGTCTTTGGTTAGCCAGATAATTTTTTACTACTGCATGAACAGCGTTCTGATTTGGTTCGATACCAAAGATTGCATCGCTTAAATCAATGCTTCCAACTTCTGCTCCTGCCATGTTTAGCATAGTTACTTTTGCCATTTTCTACTTCCTCCTTTCTGAAGTCTTTATCTATTTGTCCTGACCTTTTACTGCGTACTGAATGCGTAGTAAGCCGCCCTTAGGACCAGGCACAGCACCTCTTACAAGCATCAGGTTTCTTTCTTCGATAACCTTTACTAATACAACGTTCTGTACTGTCACTGTATCACGACCCATTCTACCAGGGCCCTGATTACCCTTAAATACTCTTGAAGGATAAGTACCCGCAGCCAGTGCACCAGCAAGTCTCTTGTGCTTTGAACCGTGAGTTGTCGGACCTCTCTGATGTCCATGTCTCTTAATGTTACCCTGAGTTCCTTTACCCTTTGAAGTACCAGTTACGTCCAGCTTCTTTCCGATTTCGAATTCAGCTGCTGTGATAGTCTGTCCAACTTCGTAAGCTTCACCGTCTTCAAGTCTGAACTCAGCCAGATGTTTCTTTAATCCAAGACCATTCTTATTGAAGTGTCCAGTCAAAGGCTTAGTTACTCTGTGAGCTTTAGTATCTTCGAATCCGATCTGAACTGCTTCGTAACCATCAGTTTCAGTTGTCTTAACCTGAGTTACTACTACAGGACCAGCTTCGATAACTGTTACAGGAATGACTTCTCCTGCTTCTGAGAAAATCTGAGTCATTCCGATTTTCTTTCCTAAGATAGTTTTCATATTTTTCTCCTTTTCTACTTACAGCGGATTGCCCTGGTTTTGAACTCCTAACCTCTTGCAACGTAATAATCGGTTAGCATCACTCTCATGCAATCTTTCTAAGGGAGTACCCTTATCACTATTAAAGTTTGATTTCAATGTCTACGCCAGCTGGTAAGTCAAGCTTCATTAAAGCATCAACTGTCTTTGGAGTAGTGTTTGTGATATCAATCAGTCTCTTGTGAGTTCTCTGTTCGAACTGCTCTCTGCTGTCCTTATACTTATGAACTGCTCTCAAGATTGTTACCACTTCTTTTTCTGTTGGAAGCGGAATAGGGCCTGATACATCAGCACCTGTCTTCTTAGCTGTCTCAACAATTTTAGCTGCAGACACATCCAATGACTTGTGGTCATATGCCTTAAGCTTAATTCTGATTTTTGTTGTTCGCTCATTTTTCTTTCCTCCTATTTTTTGTACGTTTTCGCTACGCCTGTACAAGGGGTTCAAAAGCCCGCTTTTTCAACGCATGCCATAAACAGCTTACTTTGCACACGTGTCCGTGTGTTTCATTTTATCAGCACAGACAAAAAGCTGACGAATCCCTTCGCCCCCATCTTGTGGGGACAATTCTCTGTAGAAATTACCTGATAGCTCAGCAACTTCCTACTTCATCGCCTTAAGCAAGCCTTTATACTATATAACACTTTTAGCCTAATTGCAATACTTTTTTAAAAAATAATTGAGTAGTTTTTCGATTTTTTTGCAACGTCTTTCACACTCATTTCAAGGTTTATAAATGCCAACCTCTGTACACCGTCCCTAGTGTTTCATAATTCCTATTTTTAACTTTTTTCTCCATTCTATTCTTTTTATTTATTTAAAACAAAAATTTTTTTATAAAAGTAAAAGCCCTGTTAATTTCAACATTATCAGGACTTTGAATTACCATATTATATTGTTTTACTCACCATGTTGATTTTTTCTTCTATTTTTCTCATACACATTTGAGGATTCACTGCGGTTTTCGTTTGCATGGCAACTTGCGCAGCTGCCATTCCGTAAAAAGATGTTTCCGCAATATTCTTTCCCCGTATAAAACTGTCAATGATTGCAGCCGAAAAAGCATCTCCCGCTCCAGTAGCACTAACAATGGAGATACAATCCCATAGCCTTAAGATACCTTCCTCCCGCGTGTCTTTATAATATACGCCTCTTGCGTTTAAAGTAATAAACACCTGCTTTACTCCACGGGTAATAAAATATGCCCCAGCTTTGGCAAGACTCTTTTCGTCTGTAATTTCTATTCCAGATAATACTTCTGCCTCACCTATATTGGGTTTTATTGTATGAAACCTCCCTATATATTTCTTCGAACGTTCTGCTTTAGGAGCTGAAACAGGATCCAGAAACAAAGGAATTCCCTGAAGTTTATCCATAATATAAAGTTGTACATCTTCCGTCAGATTGGCATCCATTGCAACCATTTTTGAGGATTGTAAAAGGGGCATAGCCTGGTTTATAATGTCAACGGAAATCCGTTCCAGCACATCCATATTGCAAAGTGCCAGTTCCATATCTCCTACGTTGTTTAAAATGGACAAATACATAGCAGTATTTTCATCTTCAATCAGATGAATATTTTCTACTCCTACTCCAAGAGCCGCCAGCTCCTGCACCGCCATTCTGCCTACAAAGTCATTTCCGGCAGCAGATACAAAAGAAACTCCAGCCCCCATCCTGGCTAAATTTTCAGTAATATTTCTTCCAACTCCACCATATGAAACAGATATTTTTCCAGGATTAGATTCACTTCTTTTAAGATCATCATAGGGATGTCCCTCTATATCTGCCGCAATGCCCCAATAACAGTTATGCTCCTCATACCAAAATGCTTCCTCCAATAAATTCCCTTAAAATTGAATTGTTTGCAATGATGGAATCATCCTCAATTGCATCAAAGAAACCTAAAAGTTTTAAAATTCTTTTTGCTTCACTATACTCTGGTTCTTCTTTTTTAATTTCCTTCAGTAAGGGCTCTGCATATTTCTTCAGCACAGAAATTTCATATAAGTGTACCGAATTAAAAAAGGCATCTGCTTCATTACTAAAAGGGAATATATTTTTATCTTCTCCTGCTCTCACTTTCGGCCAGGCATTAATAGTGCTTTTAGCTGAGTGCCCTCTGAAATTGTAATCCCTTACCATTCTTCTCAGCATACGGGCATCCGTAACAGGAATTCGATTGTGCTCGTCTATATTTAACTGGGTTAATGGACTGATATAAATTTTAAACTTTTCTGCATCAGGAATCAGGGCTGTCAGGTCTTTATTTAACGCATGGATCCCCTCAATAATAATAGGCTGTTTTGAAGTAATCTTCATCAGTCTGTTTCCAAATTTCTTATGGCCATCCATAAAATCGAAACTAGGCAGATCCACTTCCTGCCCGGCAAGGAGCGCATTCATATTAGCATTAAATAACTGTATATCAATGGCTTCCAAATCTTCAAAATTAGGTTCACCATTTTCATCAAGAGGTGTATCCTCACGCTCTACAAAATAGTCGTCTGTTCCCATATATATAGGTTTTAATCCATTGACCTTCAGCTGAATCAGAAGCCTTTTTGCAAAGGTAGTTTTTCCAGAGGAAGAAGGTCCCGCTATTAAAATAATTCTCTTTTTTTCACGTTTAATAATATCTGCAAGCTCCGCAACTTTTTTCTCATGCAAGGCCTCTGAAAGTTGTATCAGTTCTTTGTACTGACCATTTCTTACCTTTGCATTCAAATCTTTTGCATAGGATACTTCCATAAGTTTTCCCCAGTTTGTTACTTCCCCAAAAGCACCATAAAGTTTAACCTCATCAACATATTCAGGTATCACATTTGGATTTTTAGGATGAGGAAATCTCAGCAGTACTCCCCTTCTATACTTCCTAAGTTCAAAAAATTTAATATATCCGGTAGACGGTACCATCCGCCCACAGAAAAATTCTTTATGTTCCTCCAGTGTATAAAGACGTCCTTCCTTTCCAAAGGGAATATCTGCAGCAATTAATTCCCGCATTCGTTTTTCTATACCATCCACTTCAGCCTGGGTAACAGGCGTCTCTCTTCTGATCATGGTATAAACGCCTTTATTAATGGAGTTTTGTATTTCTACAGGAACATCCCCAATACATCCTTCACCGCTTTCAAATAAATCAATATGAGGCTGTTCTGATAAATCATATTTGCCGATGGATTTCTCATATCAAGCAATTCTATTTTACAGGAATCTGTTATTTCTTGCGTCAGTTCGATAATTTCATTGTCCACCCGGGCTACTAAAATCGTGTAGGGTAGTTTTTCCTGAATTCCTTTTACAATATCTTCAATAGTACAAAATTTTTCGATTTCGATCTTGTTTTCTATTTCTCTTGGTCCAGTTTTTAGAATAATTTCCATAATTTTCATACCTCCCTTTAGCAATGATGTTTATTATATCATATATTTTTTAAAAGTGGTTAAAATACTCTTTAGAAAGGAGTGATAGCTTTGAGAAAAATCGTACTTGCACTTATAATCATCGGAGCTATAAATTGGGGACTTATTGGATTTTTCAGATATGACCTGATTTCTAGTATTTTCGGTACTAATCTTGAATTAATAAGCAGAATAATTTTTGCACTTGTTGGAATCTCCGGACTTTATGCAATCACATTCTTTAAAGGTCAGCGCACTCATGTATAATCTGAATTGATGAAAACAAAGGGACAGCATCCCTGCCCTTCAAGGGGAGATGCTGTCCTTTTTGTTTGCTGTTATTTAATTTTCCTAGCAGCTTCCACATGTATCGCCGCCGCATCCAAATACACTTGGCATACAGAACAACAAAACCAGAATTAAGAAGAAGAATAGTAAACTAGCGTCTATTCCTCCTTTATCATAATTACATCCACAATTTCCCATTTTGTTACCTCCTTTATAATGCATTGTCAAAATAAAACCCACAAATAGAATTTGCGATTTTCTTTCTTATACTATATGCATCAGCCTTTAATAACGTTCTACACCACCTGTTTATCCAATTGTGTTTTTGGTAAATTGTCTCTTAATAAATCATATAAAATCTGCATTTCATCTTCTCGCAATGTAATTCCTCTGGACATATGCTCATGATGTTCATCCCAGTCTCTGATATCAAACTTGGGATTGCTTCCATTCCATGAGATTTTGTTAAGTTCTTTTGTCCATCGATTACTGTACTTTGCAATAACCCCCATATGCTGGATAATTTCATAGGTCACTTCTTCGCTTTTCTTTTCATTTCCCGCCATCATTAATCTCCTTTCAAATCTATATTTTCTATATTTTAATATAAATGTAAAATAATGTCAATCTTTTTGTAAAAAATAAGACGGATTGACCGTCTATTTTTCAAATTCTGGACCATGATAGTCTGAGCCTTCCGTGATATGCAAATGGTATTTTTCAGCAATTTCAACCAGTTTCATGCTTTCTTCCTTTGTGTGATCTGTATGGAAACATTCCATACCCTTTAACCCCATCAGCTTAAGTTTCCGCATCAGCAGCTCCAGTCTTTCATAAAACTCTGCAGACCCTCTGTCTCCCAGTTTTTTTATTTTCATAGGATGAGCCAATACCGCTATCCCCCAGCCCCGCTGATAAGTTCTATGGCTTTTTGTGCTGAAATTTTATCTTTTTTCACTGCCTTAGCCTCTGGAGATTCCAAAAATTTTCCCGGCTCAAAAGCTTCTTTTGCATCCTGGATGTAGCCCCGCTTCAACATAGCTCTGGCAATAACAGGTTTTCCTATATAATCCTGTTCTTCGTTCAGGTGAAGATCTTCCTGGGATAATTCATATCCCATATCTTTCAGAACAGCCAGCAGTTTTTCATTCCTTCTGTGACGGTTCTCTTTTATATTTTCAAGTTCTGCATTTAATTCTTTGTTCTTTATGTCTATACGATATCCCAGAATGTGCAGATTAATTTCTTCACTAAAATCTTGCCCTTTTAGGGCTGTAGATAGTTCTATGCCGGATATCACTTTAATTTCAAGTGCATTGCCTGCAATCTGAGCCTCTTTGACACCATCTATCCCATCGTGATCTGTTATAGCAATTTCCGTATATTCCAGATCTTTCGCCCTTCTCACGATTTCAGTGGGCGACATGGAGCCATCCGAGTAATATGTGTGTAAATGATAGTCCACTTTATTTTTCATACATCACCAAGTCCTTTTTTAAGTCTTCTGCCACTCTTTGTCCTTTTAAAACCTCAACTATGGCAGCAGCGAATTCCATAGCCGTCCCCGGTCCCTTTGAAGTTATAATATTTTTGTCAGTGACAACCCGATCCTTTACTGTAACTGCCCCGGCTAAATGGGCTTCCATCCCCGGAAAAATAGTAGCGTGTCGGCCTTTTAAAAGGCCCTCACGGCCTAAAATCATTGGAGCTGCGCAAATAGCAGCAATCCATTTATTCTTTTCTGCAAACTCTTTGATATTCTTTATCAGTTCTTTATGTTCACCCAGATTTTTGGCTCCCGGCATCCCTCCCGGAAGTACAATCATCTCACAATCATTATAATCTGCTTCTTCAAATAAAAGATCCGCTTCTACCGCCAGGCCTCTGACACTTTTTACAAGTTTTTGCCCAGTTATGCTTACAGTAACGGCTTCAATCCCGGCTCTTCTCATTAAATCCACACATGTAACCGCTTCAATTTCTTCAAAGCCTTCAGCTAAATGAACGTATACCATAAATCTCTCCTTCTGAAAAAACAAACCACTTATCTGTTTAATAATAATTTCTGGAAAATATTCTCTTTGGCTCAGTAATCTTATATATGATATATCCCAGTATACCCATAATAATTGTGGAGACCACCGCTGTAGAATAAAACAAACGCCTTTTAAGTCCATCCGTAATAATCTGTGGCAGCAAATCATCTTCATGCGGTATATATCCCAGTAAATCTCCTAAAGAATGTCCCGTCTTTGCAGCAATAAAATAGCCTGCCACATAAGCCACTATCAGGCACCCATATATAATGGCACCAAGTTTAAATTGTCTGCGTATTTCTTTATCAAATTCATATTTTTTAAGCATGATAAAAGATACCACCATAAAAATCAAAGCCATGATTCCTATAGCAGCCAGAATGTTCATATATTTCCGGGCATTAGCTGCAGCCAACATTTCATTTTTAGTAAAAACCGATTGGGGCCTGTCATCATCTTCTTTAATAATCTGTAATTTGGCTATTTTTCCAGTCATAAAATCAGAAATGAACTCACCCATCTGATCGTCATTTTTATTTAAATCAAAGTTCTTCAGTACATCAGTAGCCTTAAATTCATACTGGTATACATCAGGCATCCTTGTAACAATATTAGCACCTAAACAAAATGATGTTATCGGTATAGTCACTGCTAATGCAATGGAAAATGTTTTAATTAAAATTCTCATATTTCAATTCCCCTAATTATTTCCCCCATATACAAGTGCGTATATTTTTTATTATATCTGTAATATTAATTTAAAACAACCCCCAATAAAACGAGGCCTGTCAATATATTTATATGGAAATTTTCATATAATATTAGTCAGCCTCGCTTGTTATTATCTTTTTTGTATTTAAATTATTAACGTTCTTCTCTGAAATAATTATTTCCCAAATCAGCTGGCGGCTGATTTTCTTTCTTTTTCTTATGGGAACTGATAATTACGATAATCACTGTTGCCACATAAGGAATCATATCCACCAGATACTGGGAAACTGTAAAGCCCATGGCCTGAAGTCTGAGCCCCAATATGCTTAATCCTCCAAAGAAAATTGCACCAACCAATGCCTTTACAGGGTTCCATGATGCAAATATAACAAGAGCTACTGCTATCCACCCTCTGCCTGTAACAACATCTGACTGCCAGATAGGAACACGGATCAGGGACAGATAAGCACCACCAAGCCCACACAGAGCCCCACCCATAACAATATGTGCATATTTATAAAGGGTAACATTGATACCTGATGCATCTGCTGCTGCCGCATTTTCTCCCACAGCCCTCATATTCAGGCCCAGACGGGTTTTATACATATATACGCAGGATACCATTACAATAACATAAGCAAAGTATACAAATATATCCTGTTTAAACAATACAGGTCCTAAAAAAGGAATGTTTCCAAGCCCAGGTATTGAGGTTTTAGTAAAAAATGTACTTACTGAATTTGGCACTGAAAAACCAATCATAGGTTGTCCCACAAAACTTGCAAAGCCAGTTCCGAAAATGGTTAAGGTTAACCCTGTAACAGTCTGATTAGCCCTTAAAGTAACCGTAACAAGGGCAAATATCAGTGCCCCGCCTGCTCCTGCAAGAGCTGCACATAAAATTGCCAGCACCGGATTACCTGTATTATAGGCTGCAACAAACCCCATTACTGCACCCATAAGCATCATACCTTCTACACCCAGATTAAGACTTCCGGACTTTTCAGTAATTAATTCACCTACAGTAGCCAGTACCAGCGGAGTTCCCGCTACTACGCATGCTGCTAAGAAAGCTTCCATGATTATGCCACCTCCTTTTCAGCCTGAGGGCCCCGTTTACCAGAGAACCCCACCTTGTATTGAAGGAAAAACTCACTTCCAAGAACAAAGAACAAAATTGTTCCTTCTACAACGCTGGCAACGGCACTGGGTACATTCATAGCCAGCTGGATATAAGCGCCCCCTGAATAAGCATAGCAAAAGCCAGGCAGGCAAACAAAGTTGCAACCGCATTTAATCTTGCCAGCCATGCCGTAATAATGGCAGTAAATCCATACCCGCACGAAATGCCGGCTACAAGAGTTTTTTCAATGGCTGAAGCCTGAATCATGCCTACCAGCCCGCAAAGTCCTCCTGATATCATCATGGCCACAATGATTATTTTGTTAATATTCATACCAGCATATCTTGCCGTCTCAAAGCTTTCACCTACAACAGTTATTTCGTATCCCAGTTTTGTATACTTCATAAGGAAGTATATGAAAGCAGTGCACATTATCGCCATAATCCATCCTGCATGCACCCCAAATACCGAGGGTAGAATAGCATTTTCAGGAAAAGGCGCTATCTTAGGAAACCCATTTGCATTTGGGTCCATCCATGGGCCATATTGAAGATAGGTGACAAATTTTATGGCAATATAGTTCATCATCAGGGTAAATATGGTTTCGTTTGTTCCCATTTTAGCTTTAAATATTGCTGGTATAAATGCCCAGAATCCTCCTGCAATCATGGAAGCAACTGCCATCAGCAGAAGCATAAGAGGTTTTGGCATATCACCAAAATTAAGGGCCACAAAAGTTGCTGCAAGAGCTCCCATCACAATCTGCCCTTCTCCTCCGATATTCCAGAATTTCATCTTAAAAGCAACCAGTATTCCAAGAGAAGTTATAATTAATGGAACTGCTTTGATTATAGTCTGTTGTATCCTCAGGTCTGTACCAAGAGAACCATCTATAATAGCTCTGAATATACTTACGGGATCCAGTCCAAAAATCACCAGAATCAATCCAGAGCAAACAATTGACAGAACAATGGCAAGTATTCTTATGAGAAGTTCCTGTTTTTTATTAAGGTTGTCTCTTTTTGTTATTTTAAGCAAGTTCATTAAATCCAACCTCCTCTTCTTCCAGTAACGTACCTGTCATAAGCAGACCCAGTTCCTCTTTGGTCACCTGATCTGCATTTACAATGCCTGTAATCCGGCCTCCGCACATAACCATAATCCTGTCACAAAGTTCAAGAAGAACATCCAGGTCTTCACCAATAAATAAGACACCTACCCCATTTTTCTTTTGCTCATTCAGCAAATCATAAATTTTATATGATGCCCCAATATCAAGACCTCTTACCGGATATGCAGTAATAAGCACCTTGGGATTCAGATCTATTTCTCTTCCTAAAAGAACCTTCTGTATATTCCCTCCAGACATTTTCTTTACTGGTGCATATATGCTTGGAGTCTGGATGTCCAGCTCTTTTACAATCTGTTTTGCTTTTTCAATGCAAGGACCCCTCTTCAGAAGGATCCCCGGACGGTTCTGATAATCCTTCAAAATCAGATTATGAACAATATCCATACTGCCTACCAGGCCCATACCTAATCTGTCTTCTGGGATAAAGCCCATACTGATACCCAGTTTTATAATATCTTTAGGGGTTTTGCCTGTAAGACTTTCTCCTTCAAAGTAGATTTTCCCTTTTTCCGCTGAAGCAAGACCTGCAATGGCTTCACAGAGTTCCTTCTGTCCACTTCCTGCAACCCCTGCAACCCCCAGGATTTCTCCACTACGCAGGCTGAAGGTAGCATCTGCTAAAGCCGGCTTCTTTTCACGATCTAACACAGTAACATCTTCCAGTTCCAGAAGCACCTTTTTATCCGGAATGATTTCTCTTTCTAAAGAAAGGTCCATTTTCTTTCCAACCATCATTTCAATCAGACTGGAGACCTCTACCTCATCTGTTTTTACCGTTTCTACAGAATGTCCCTTTCGCAGTACTGTAATTCTGTCGCTTATCTCCATAACCTCATTTAATTTATGAGTGATAATGACAACGGCACAACCCTGTGCTTTCATATTCCGTATAATGTTAAACAGTTTTTCTATTTCCTGAGGAGTCAGTACGGCTGTTGGTTCATCCAGAATCAGAATTTTTG carries:
- the rplD gene encoding 50S ribosomal protein L4, encoding MAKVTMLNMAGAEVGSIDLSDAIFGIEPNQNAVHAVVKNYLANQRQGTQSAKNRGEVRGGGRKPFRQKGTGRHRQGSSTDPSQIGGGVVFAPKPRDYRYTVPKKLRRLAMKSALSSKVAEKEIIVLDTLNFEAPKTKEMIKVLGNVNAAKKALIVMAEKDENVIRSAANIPGVRTALVGTMNVYEIINYTSFIVTKEAINKIEEVYS
- the rplC gene encoding 50S ribosomal protein L3 — its product is MKTILGKKIGMTQIFSEAGEVIPVTVIEAGPVVVTQVKTTETDGYEAVQIGFEDTKAHRVTKPLTGHFNKNGLGLKKHLAEFRLEDGEAYEVGQTITAAEFEIGKKLDVTGTSKGKGTQGNIKRHGHQRGPTTHGSKHKRLAGALAAGTYPSRVFKGNQGPGRMGRDTVTVQNVVLVKVIEERNLMLVRGAVPGPKGGLLRIQYAVKGQDK
- the rpsJ gene encoding 30S ribosomal protein S10, whose product is MGGKKNERTTKIRIKLKAYDHKSLDVSAAKIVETAKKTGADVSGPIPLPTEKEVVTILRAVHKYKDSREQFEQRTHKRLIDITNTTPKTVDALMKLDLPAGVDIEIKL
- a CDS encoding carbohydrate kinase family protein; its protein translation is MEEAFWYEEHNCYWGIAADIEGHPYDDLKRSESNPGKISVSYGGVGRNITENLARMGAGVSFVSAAGNDFVGRMAVQELAALGVGVENIHLIEDENTAMYLSILNNVGDMELALCNMDVLERISVDIINQAMPLLQSSKMVAMDANLTEDVQLYIMDKLQGIPLFLDPVSAPKAERSKKYIGRFHTIKPNIGEAEVLSGIEITDEKSLAKAGAYFITRGVKQVFITLNARGVYYKDTREEGILRLWDCISIVSATGAGDAFSAAIIDSFIRGKNIAETSFYGMAAAQVAMQTKTAVNPQMCMRKIEEKINMVSKTI
- a CDS encoding uridine kinase family protein; protein product: MIRRETPVTQAEVDGIEKRMRELIAADIPFGKEGRLYTLEEHKEFFCGRMVPSTGYIKFFELRKYRRGVLLRFPHPKNPNVIPEYVDEVKLYGAFGEVTNWGKLMEVSYAKDLNAKVRNGQYKELIQLSEALHEKKVAELADIIKREKKRIILIAGPSSSGKTTFAKRLLIQLKVNGLKPIYMGTDDYFVEREDTPLDENGEPNFEDLEAIDIQLFNANMNALLAGQEVDLPSFDFMDGHKKFGNRLMKITSKQPIIIEGIHALNKDLTALIPDAEKFKIYISPLTQLNIDEHNRIPVTDARMLRRMVRDYNFRGHSAKSTINAWPKVRAGEDKNIFPFSNEADAFFNSVHLYEISVLKKYAEPLLKEIKKEEPEYSEAKRILKLLGFFDAIEDDSIIANNSILREFIGGSILV
- a CDS encoding DUF378 domain-containing protein, with protein sequence MRKIVLALIIIGAINWGLIGFFRYDLISSIFGTNLELISRIIFALVGISGLYAITFFKGQRTHV
- a CDS encoding YdbC family protein, giving the protein MAGNEKKSEEVTYEIIQHMGVIAKYSNRWTKELNKISWNGSNPKFDIRDWDEHHEHMSRGITLREDEMQILYDLLRDNLPKTQLDKQVV
- a CDS encoding PHP domain-containing protein: MKIKKLGDRGSAEFYERLELLMRKLKLMGLKGMECFHTDHTKEESMKLVEIAEKYHLHITEGSDYHGPEFEK
- a CDS encoding PHP domain-containing protein, with the protein product MKNKVDYHLHTYYSDGSMSPTEIVRRAKDLEYTEIAITDHDGIDGVKEAQIAGNALEIKVISGIELSTALKGQDFSEEINLHILGYRIDIKNKELNAELENIKENRHRRNEKLLAVLKDMGYELSQEDLHLNEEQDYIGKPVIARAMLKRGYIQDAKEAFEPGKFLESPEAKAVKKDKISAQKAIELISGAGG
- a CDS encoding DJ-1 family glyoxalase III, encoding MVYVHLAEGFEEIEAVTCVDLMRRAGIEAVTVSITGQKLVKSVRGLAVEADLLFEEADYNDCEMIVLPGGMPGAKNLGEHKELIKNIKEFAEKNKWIAAICAAPMILGREGLLKGRHATIFPGMEAHLAGAVTVKDRVVTDKNIITSKGPGTAMEFAAAIVEVLKGQRVAEDLKKDLVMYEK
- a CDS encoding DUF1461 domain-containing protein; translation: MRILIKTFSIALAVTIPITSFCLGANIVTRMPDVYQYEFKATDVLKNFDLNKNDDQMGEFISDFMTGKIAKLQIIKEDDDRPQSVFTKNEMLAAANARKYMNILAAIGIMALIFMVVSFIMLKKYEFDKEIRRQFKLGAIIYGCLIVAYVAGYFIAAKTGHSLGDLLGYIPHEDDLLPQIITDGLKRRLFYSTAVVSTIIMGILGYIIYKITEPKRIFSRNYY
- a CDS encoding ABC transporter permease; protein product: MEAFLAACVVAGTPLVLATVGELITEKSGSLNLGVEGMMLMGAVMGFVAAYNTGNPVLAILCAALAGAGGALIFALVTVTLRANQTVTGLTLTIFGTGFASFVGQPMIGFSVPNSVSTFFTKTSIPGLGNIPFLGPVLFKQDIFVYFAYVIVMVSCVYMYKTRLGLNMRAVGENAAAADASGINVTLYKYAHIVMGGALCGLGGAYLSLIRVPIWQSDVVTGRGWIAVALVIFASWNPVKALVGAIFFGGLSILGLRLQAMGFTVSQYLVDMIPYVATVIIVIISSHKKKKENQPPADLGNNYFREER
- a CDS encoding ABC transporter permease; the protein is MNLLKITKRDNLNKKQELLIRILAIVLSIVCSGLILVIFGLDPVSIFRAIIDGSLGTDLRIQQTIIKAVPLIITSLGILVAFKMKFWNIGGEGQIVMGALAATFVALNFGDMPKPLMLLLMAVASMIAGGFWAFIPAIFKAKMGTNETIFTLMMNYIAIKFVTYLQYGPWMDPNANGFPKIAPFPENAILPSVFGVHAGWIMAIMCTAFIYFLMKYTKLGYEITVVGESFETARYAGMNINKIIIVAMMISGGLCGLVGMIQASAIEKTLVAGISCGYGFTAIITAWLARLNAVATLFACLAFAMLIQGALISSWL
- a CDS encoding ABC transporter ATP-binding protein, with the translated sequence MSEKRIAIQMNSITKTFGALKANEDVNLTVYEGEVHALLGENGAGKSTLMNMLSGIYTPDGGSIYIYGEEVHFTSPKDSINMGIGMIHQHFKLIDVLSAKDNVVLGQKTGFFNRGKVLAKKVMDISDKYGLDINPDKKVYDMSVGEKQTLEIIKVLFRGAKILILDEPTAVLTPQEIEKLFNIIRNMKAQGCAVVIITHKLNEVMEISDRITVLRKGHSVETVKTDEVEVSSLIEMMVGKKMDLSLEREIIPDKKVLLELEDVTVLDREKKPALADATFSLRSGEILGVAGVAGSGQKELCEAIAGLASAEKGKIYFEGESLTGKTPKDIIKLGISMGFIPEDRLGMGLVGSMDIVHNLILKDYQNRPGILLKRGPCIEKAKQIVKELDIQTPSIYAPVKKMSGGNIQKVLLGREIDLNPKVLITAYPVRGLDIGASYKIYDLLNEQKKNGVGVLFIGEDLDVLLELCDRIMVMCGGRITGIVNADQVTKEELGLLMTGTLLEEEEVGFNELA